A window of Sphingobacterium sp. SRCM116780 contains these coding sequences:
- a CDS encoding TonB-dependent receptor, whose amino-acid sequence MRKLILTALVTTIGASSTSLMAQTTQASISGKIIDDQKKTLQGASVEIRNESTGFTTKTSTNGSGDYTFKELPLGGPYTVKVKYIGFGEQVRSGYMLNQGDIVRVDVDVAATSNVLDVVELKGIASMKNKIENLGAATAVTAKDIVKLPVNGRNFTSLMDLSPLSKGDNISGQLGSSTNFTIDGMTAKNPTSAGSTTSRSGAPFSISIEAVREFKVVTNQYDVTYGRSGGGTVSAVTKSGTNTTQGNAWVYSRADWLSSQYDIRGNKRSNDFSTYQYGFSLGGPIIKDKLHYFVVWDHQQDARPLIIADIQSQDDEKRFNINKATIDQFVSIGRGKYGLGNENQYGSFDKKRGSDAVFGRIDWQINDKNLLTIRDNYTNDRNNLGLEDNTKINLYESYGNDKNIDNSLLATLRTSISPRVTNELKLQHLYTYQKSSPGDMLPSSNIPRAIVENVVSTIDGKDLSTNLQLGGHRFAQESFTNNVLQLVNNLYYSTDKINYTFGIDLMYTRAKSLYGSEVNGRFQFRPSGNFTALQNFENRTPYAFYREVPLVDDPTVKGNIFNTGAYGQLQTKLAKGLDFIGGLRLDYGMYPKSPLNELLLAEVGVRTDHKLKSFVVQPRLQMTWDVNEQHKDFLRFGAGIFASDINNYMTINNLTFDGKHFATVDVRGADVPTPDFVSYRKDYATVPTLSAFQVPTINTYAEDTKIPVIYKANLSYTHFFSAKLKAGISAFMNLGRNNYMYTDRNMVNDPFFRLANEDNRGVYVPTSAIVNGVPDWKAGRISNKFGRVLELNSKGKVNQFAVVLDASYQYYKDGSVSVSYTWNDAKDNTSYNGNVANTATLSLAVKDDPRDISKMSYSNNQFRNKVVIYGTLPTFYGVSVGVRYSGMGGTRYSLLAGGNINGDFVSGTNDLAYIFDPNNNSTASNVATGLKALLDNPDASQSLKNYIQDYMGKVAERNGGINGFYSLVDVRIAKKFNFYKTHAIEVSADVFNVGNLLKKTWGVNKSLANQDLYAVGIPKTDTTPPIPGFDTAKQEFVYRVNNSGIVTPSGNPYQFQLGLRYSF is encoded by the coding sequence ATGAGAAAATTAATTTTAACGGCTTTAGTGACCACCATTGGAGCTTCTTCTACTTCCTTAATGGCACAAACCACACAGGCAAGTATTTCCGGGAAAATAATAGACGATCAAAAAAAAACTTTACAGGGTGCATCTGTCGAGATTCGTAATGAATCGACAGGGTTTACGACTAAAACTTCGACGAATGGAAGTGGTGACTATACATTCAAAGAGCTTCCTTTAGGAGGTCCCTATACAGTTAAGGTTAAATATATTGGTTTTGGAGAGCAGGTGAGGTCGGGTTATATGCTCAATCAAGGGGACATTGTGCGTGTTGATGTGGATGTTGCCGCGACATCCAATGTGCTCGATGTCGTTGAGTTAAAAGGAATCGCATCAATGAAAAATAAAATTGAAAACCTAGGAGCCGCAACAGCGGTTACGGCGAAAGATATTGTAAAACTTCCTGTCAATGGGCGTAACTTTACTTCTTTAATGGATTTATCTCCTTTAAGTAAAGGAGATAATATTTCAGGGCAATTGGGTTCTTCGACGAATTTTACCATTGATGGAATGACAGCAAAAAATCCAACATCCGCAGGATCGACAACAAGTCGAAGTGGTGCTCCATTCTCTATTTCTATTGAGGCTGTTCGTGAATTTAAAGTTGTTACCAACCAATATGATGTAACGTATGGAAGAAGTGGCGGGGGTACTGTTAGTGCGGTAACGAAATCGGGAACCAATACAACACAGGGAAATGCATGGGTTTATTCCAGAGCAGATTGGTTGTCGAGTCAATATGATATTCGTGGAAATAAACGTTCCAATGATTTCTCGACTTATCAATATGGATTCTCCCTCGGAGGTCCGATTATTAAAGACAAACTACATTATTTCGTGGTGTGGGATCATCAACAAGATGCACGTCCATTGATTATTGCAGATATCCAATCACAAGATGATGAAAAGAGGTTTAATATTAATAAAGCTACCATCGATCAATTTGTGAGCATTGGTCGAGGAAAATATGGATTGGGAAATGAGAATCAATATGGTTCTTTTGATAAAAAGAGAGGTTCCGATGCAGTTTTTGGACGTATAGATTGGCAGATAAATGATAAAAATCTATTAACCATTAGAGATAACTATACAAATGATAGAAATAATCTGGGTCTTGAAGACAACACGAAAATCAACCTATATGAGTCTTATGGGAATGATAAAAATATAGACAATAGCTTACTTGCTACCTTAAGAACTTCGATTTCCCCAAGAGTGACGAATGAATTAAAATTACAACACTTATATACTTATCAGAAAAGTTCGCCGGGGGATATGTTGCCTTCAAGTAATATTCCGCGTGCTATTGTTGAGAATGTTGTTTCGACTATTGATGGAAAAGATTTATCAACAAATTTACAATTAGGAGGGCACCGATTTGCACAAGAATCATTTACGAATAATGTCTTGCAGTTGGTCAATAACCTATACTATAGTACAGATAAGATAAACTATACGTTTGGGATAGATCTGATGTATACTCGAGCAAAATCACTCTATGGAAGTGAAGTGAATGGTCGTTTTCAATTTAGACCTAGTGGAAACTTTACTGCCTTACAAAATTTTGAAAATAGGACGCCTTATGCGTTTTATCGCGAAGTGCCTTTAGTGGATGACCCAACAGTTAAAGGAAATATTTTTAATACCGGGGCATATGGACAATTACAAACGAAATTGGCAAAAGGACTTGATTTTATTGGAGGACTACGATTGGATTATGGAATGTATCCTAAATCACCATTGAACGAGTTATTGCTTGCTGAGGTTGGTGTAAGGACAGATCATAAGTTGAAATCTTTTGTGGTTCAACCACGTTTACAAATGACCTGGGATGTGAATGAACAACATAAGGATTTTTTGCGATTTGGAGCGGGGATTTTTGCTTCTGATATCAACAACTACATGACCATTAATAACCTGACATTTGATGGAAAGCATTTTGCTACTGTTGATGTAAGGGGAGCTGATGTGCCGACACCTGATTTTGTGAGCTATCGAAAGGATTATGCTACTGTACCAACCTTAAGTGCATTTCAGGTTCCAACAATTAATACGTATGCAGAGGATACAAAGATTCCTGTCATTTATAAGGCGAACTTGTCCTACACCCATTTTTTCTCAGCGAAGTTAAAAGCTGGAATCTCAGCCTTTATGAATTTGGGACGTAATAATTACATGTATACAGATCGGAATATGGTGAACGATCCTTTCTTTAGATTGGCAAATGAAGATAATAGAGGCGTGTATGTTCCTACTTCAGCGATTGTAAATGGTGTTCCAGATTGGAAAGCAGGACGTATTTCGAATAAATTTGGACGGGTATTGGAATTGAATAGCAAAGGAAAGGTTAACCAGTTTGCAGTTGTTTTGGACGCTAGTTATCAATATTATAAGGATGGTTCTGTCTCTGTTAGTTACACTTGGAACGATGCGAAAGATAATACCTCTTATAACGGGAATGTCGCGAATACAGCAACACTTTCCTTGGCGGTAAAAGATGATCCACGAGATATCAGTAAAATGAGTTACTCCAATAATCAATTTAGAAATAAGGTGGTTATCTATGGAACTTTACCTACATTTTATGGGGTGAGTGTAGGAGTTCGTTATTCAGGTATGGGGGGCACACGCTATAGTCTGCTTGCGGGGGGAAATATAAATGGTGATTTTGTTTCGGGAACAAATGACTTGGCGTATATTTTCGATCCTAATAATAATTCGACAGCATCCAATGTTGCTACAGGATTAAAAGCTTTACTTGATAACCCAGACGCAAGCCAAAGTCTAAAAAATTATATTCAGGACTATATGGGTAAGGTTGCAGAACGGAATGGTGGAATTAATGGTTTCTATAGTTTGGTGGATGTCAGAATCGCAAAGAAATTTAATTTTTATAAAACTCATGCTATCGAAGTGTCTGCTGATGTATTTAATGTTGGCAATTTATTGAAAAAGACTTGGGGTGTTAATAAATCATTGGCAAACCAAGATTTATACGCGGTGGGAATTCCTAAAACAGATACAACTCCTCCAATACCAGGATTTGATACGGCTAAACAAGAATTTGTCTATCGTGTTAATAATTCTGGAATTGTAACCCCTTCAGGAAATCCTTATCAATTCCAACTGGGATTAAGATACTCTTTCTAA
- the bshC gene encoding bacillithiol biosynthesis cysteine-adding enzyme BshC encodes MKATYIDYSETNSFSKTLIAYLNQNQNLAPFIGNWPTFTGFERQIQQKKNFLHRTLLVDRLKTQYGDLLDSAPHVLENIEKLLENNAFTITTGHQLNIFTGPLYFIFKIITAIRLADDLKAQFPEKEFIPVYWMATEDHDFAEINYTKLSGKKIVWDTPAISATGRMDTSTIVEAVKQYNGVLGLSENSCKLTKMVEEAYLKHEKLADAMRYLVHELFKKFGLIVLDADDKELKEIFKPIIREDIIKERSFKAIEETSKSLEEAGFDTQVHAREINFFYLTDNYRERIVLNPDGRYEVLHQDLYFTKTELEKEIDTHPERFSPNVVMRPMYQEMILPNLAYIGGGAEMVYWMQLKTNFDQYDIDFPILVPRNSAMMTEDNVVSKIFRQDLTFKSIFKDSEILKKEYVRRHTKHRLNLSDEWMELNAIFGKIKLRTHKIDPSLSPSTEAIKARLKKAINSLEKKLMRADKRNHKDALSNIDHIKERLFPGGGLQERTENFGLLYVKYGDSLFEELYKHFIPLDFKFTILY; translated from the coding sequence ATGAAAGCAACTTATATAGACTATAGCGAAACCAACAGCTTTTCTAAGACACTTATTGCGTATTTAAATCAAAATCAAAATTTGGCTCCTTTCATTGGAAATTGGCCAACATTTACAGGTTTTGAAAGGCAAATCCAACAGAAAAAAAACTTCCTTCATCGTACACTTTTAGTTGATCGTCTAAAAACACAATATGGTGATCTATTGGATTCCGCTCCTCACGTATTGGAGAATATAGAGAAATTGCTTGAAAACAATGCCTTTACGATTACCACAGGACACCAGCTCAATATTTTTACCGGACCATTATATTTTATATTTAAAATCATAACCGCTATTCGTTTAGCAGATGATTTAAAAGCGCAGTTTCCTGAAAAAGAATTTATTCCTGTTTATTGGATGGCGACAGAGGATCATGATTTTGCCGAAATAAACTATACGAAGCTTTCAGGAAAGAAAATCGTTTGGGATACCCCTGCGATTTCAGCAACGGGAAGAATGGATACGAGTACGATTGTTGAAGCTGTTAAACAGTATAATGGTGTATTGGGGCTTTCGGAAAACTCGTGTAAGCTAACGAAGATGGTAGAGGAAGCCTACCTGAAACATGAAAAATTAGCGGATGCTATGCGCTACTTGGTGCATGAACTCTTTAAAAAATTTGGCTTAATTGTTCTGGATGCAGATGATAAAGAGCTTAAGGAAATTTTTAAACCGATCATTAGGGAAGATATCATTAAGGAAAGAAGTTTTAAAGCGATTGAAGAAACATCAAAATCTTTGGAAGAGGCAGGATTTGACACGCAAGTACATGCGCGTGAAATCAATTTCTTTTATTTGACTGATAACTACCGGGAACGCATTGTTTTAAATCCAGATGGAAGATATGAAGTTTTACATCAAGACTTATATTTTACTAAAACAGAGCTGGAAAAAGAAATTGATACACATCCAGAACGATTCAGTCCCAATGTGGTCATGCGTCCGATGTATCAAGAGATGATCTTACCTAATCTGGCTTACATAGGAGGTGGGGCAGAAATGGTCTATTGGATGCAGTTGAAAACTAATTTCGATCAATATGACATTGATTTCCCTATTCTTGTGCCTCGGAATTCTGCGATGATGACAGAAGACAATGTCGTTTCAAAAATTTTCAGACAGGATCTTACTTTTAAAAGTATTTTTAAGGATAGCGAGATCTTGAAAAAAGAATATGTACGGCGCCATACAAAACATCGTTTGAATCTGAGTGATGAATGGATGGAATTGAATGCGATATTTGGTAAAATAAAGCTCCGTACGCACAAAATAGATCCCAGCCTATCTCCAAGCACAGAGGCAATTAAAGCACGCTTAAAAAAGGCGATCAATAGCTTGGAGAAAAAATTAATGCGTGCCGACAAGCGTAATCACAAAGATGCCCTGTCCAATATCGATCATATTAAAGAACGTCTTTTCCCTGGTGGAGGTTTGCAAGAAAGAACAGAAAATTTTGGATTGCTCTATGTGAAATATGGGGATTCTTTATTTGAAGAACTGTATAAACATTTTATTCCTTTGGATTTCAAATTTACAATCCTCTATTAA
- the rimO gene encoding 30S ribosomal protein S12 methylthiotransferase RimO encodes MKTKYSKAVEPKLKPRVNVVTLGCSKNIHDSEVLMGQLKGNQMEVVHEATNIQENDIVIINTCGFIDNAKQESIDTILQFSELKEEGKINKVIVTGCLSERYKPELESEITNVDAYFGTNDLPDLLKTIGADYRHELLGERMLTTPSHYSYFKIAEGCNRPCSFCAIPLMRGKHVSKSIDDLVKEAKFLASNGTKELILIAQDLTYYGLDIYGKRNLSDLMRHLSDVDGIDWIRLQYAYPSGFPMDILDAMNERSNICNYLDMPLQHISDNMLTSMRRGTSKQKQIDLVNKIRDKVPDIALRTTLICGYPGETEQDFQEMLDWVEETRFDRLGCFTYSHEEKTHAHSLEDNVPEEVKQERVEAIMEVQQGISFDINQEKIGKTYKVLIDPLDGEYFVGRTEFDSPEVDNEVILEAKTNYARIGDFVQVQVDRAEDFDLYGTILK; translated from the coding sequence ATGAAAACAAAATATAGTAAGGCTGTAGAGCCAAAGTTAAAACCTCGTGTCAATGTGGTTACATTGGGCTGTTCTAAAAATATTCACGATAGTGAAGTATTAATGGGACAGTTGAAGGGTAATCAAATGGAAGTGGTGCATGAGGCAACTAATATTCAAGAAAACGATATCGTTATCATTAATACTTGCGGATTTATCGATAATGCAAAACAGGAATCGATCGATACCATTTTGCAATTTTCGGAATTGAAAGAAGAAGGTAAGATCAATAAAGTGATTGTTACGGGTTGCCTATCCGAACGCTATAAGCCTGAATTGGAATCCGAAATCACAAATGTAGATGCTTATTTCGGAACAAATGATCTACCCGATTTGCTAAAAACAATTGGTGCAGATTATCGCCATGAGTTGTTAGGGGAACGTATGTTGACGACTCCGTCACATTATTCTTATTTTAAAATTGCGGAAGGCTGTAATCGTCCTTGTTCATTCTGTGCGATTCCATTGATGCGTGGAAAACACGTTTCAAAATCAATTGATGATTTAGTGAAAGAAGCAAAATTTCTAGCTTCCAATGGCACAAAAGAATTGATTTTAATTGCGCAAGATTTAACGTATTACGGTTTAGATATTTACGGGAAAAGAAATCTTTCCGATTTGATGCGTCATCTATCTGATGTAGATGGTATTGATTGGATTCGTTTGCAATATGCTTATCCTTCTGGATTCCCGATGGATATTCTAGATGCGATGAATGAGCGTTCCAATATCTGTAATTATTTAGATATGCCATTACAACATATTTCCGATAATATGTTGACTTCTATGCGACGAGGCACAAGTAAACAAAAGCAAATTGACTTGGTCAATAAAATTCGTGATAAAGTCCCTGATATTGCTTTGCGTACCACATTAATCTGTGGATACCCTGGTGAGACTGAGCAAGATTTTCAAGAAATGCTGGATTGGGTTGAAGAAACACGCTTCGATCGTTTAGGCTGTTTTACTTATTCACACGAAGAGAAAACACATGCACATTCTTTAGAAGATAATGTTCCTGAAGAGGTAAAACAGGAACGTGTTGAAGCCATCATGGAAGTACAACAAGGTATTTCTTTTGATATTAATCAGGAAAAAATAGGTAAAACGTATAAAGTGCTGATTGACCCACTTGATGGTGAGTATTTCGTTGGAAGGACAGAGTTTGATTCTCCTGAGGTGGACAATGAGGTTATATTGGAAGCAAAAACGAATTATGCACGTATTGGAGATTTTGTTCAAGTACAGGTTGATCGTGCTGAAGACTTCGATTTATACGGTACTATTTTAAAATAG
- the ftsY gene encoding signal recognition particle-docking protein FtsY → MGLFDFFKKKQETPEAQEALDKSLEKTKEGFLSKITKAVVGKSTIDDDVLDNLEEVLVTSDVGVTTTLKIVDRIQARVARDKYVSTAELNTLLKEEIQDLLAENNSSDFENFEYGNHKPYVIMVVGVNGVGKTTTIGKLAHQLKSAGNKVVLGAADTFRAAAVEQIKLWGERVGVRVVAQAMGSDPASVAYDAVQSAVSNGDDVCIIDTAGRLHNKVGLMNELGKIKNVMQKVIPGAPHEILLVLDASTGQNAIEQCTQFTQATDVNALALTKLDGTAKGGVVIGISDQFKIPVKYIGVGEKIGDLQLFNKKEFVDSLFK, encoded by the coding sequence ATGGGATTATTCGATTTTTTCAAGAAGAAACAAGAAACTCCTGAAGCACAAGAAGCTTTAGATAAAAGTTTGGAAAAAACCAAAGAGGGCTTCCTTTCTAAAATTACAAAGGCTGTTGTCGGTAAATCAACGATCGATGATGATGTTCTAGACAATTTGGAAGAAGTATTAGTAACCTCTGATGTTGGTGTTACGACAACTTTGAAAATTGTAGATCGTATACAAGCTCGCGTTGCACGTGACAAATATGTGTCTACTGCAGAGTTGAATACGTTATTGAAAGAAGAGATTCAAGACCTGTTAGCAGAGAATAATAGTTCAGATTTTGAAAATTTTGAATACGGAAACCATAAACCCTATGTGATTATGGTAGTGGGGGTCAATGGTGTCGGTAAAACGACGACTATTGGGAAACTTGCACACCAACTGAAATCGGCGGGTAATAAAGTTGTTTTAGGTGCTGCTGATACTTTTCGAGCGGCAGCTGTAGAACAGATTAAACTTTGGGGAGAGCGTGTTGGTGTTCGTGTAGTCGCACAGGCAATGGGATCTGATCCTGCTTCTGTTGCTTATGATGCCGTTCAATCAGCAGTATCCAATGGTGATGATGTTTGTATTATTGATACCGCAGGACGTCTTCACAATAAAGTGGGCTTGATGAATGAACTGGGTAAAATTAAAAATGTGATGCAAAAGGTAATTCCTGGAGCTCCTCATGAGATTTTATTGGTTTTAGACGCATCTACAGGTCAGAATGCAATAGAACAATGCACGCAATTTACACAAGCAACGGATGTCAATGCTTTGGCATTAACAAAATTAGATGGTACTGCAAAGGGTGGAGTGGTGATTGGTATATCAGATCAATTTAAAATACCTGTAAAATACATTGGTGTCGGTGAGAAAATCGGCGATTTACAGTTATTCAACAAAAAAGAGTTTGTGGATTCGCTGTTCAAGTAA
- a CDS encoding DUF4295 domain-containing protein, which translates to MAKKAVASLQKGGGKEYTKVIITTKSAKTGAYTFKESMIHNDKVKDTLAEAAKNN; encoded by the coding sequence ATGGCAAAGAAAGCAGTTGCATCGTTACAAAAAGGTGGCGGTAAAGAATATACAAAGGTTATTATTACAACGAAATCAGCAAAAACTGGGGCTTATACTTTCAAAGAAAGCATGATCCACAATGATAAAGTGAAAGATACGTTAGCTGAGGCTGCAAAAAATAACTAA
- the rpmG gene encoding 50S ribosomal protein L33: protein MAKKGNRVQVILECTEHKESGLPGMSRYITTKNKKNTTERLELKKFNPVLRKVTVHKEIK, encoded by the coding sequence ATGGCTAAAAAAGGAAATAGAGTACAGGTTATCTTAGAATGTACTGAACACAAAGAAAGTGGTCTTCCGGGAATGTCTCGTTACATCACGACTAAGAACAAGAAAAATACAACTGAGCGTTTAGAATTGAAAAAATTCAACCCAGTATTGAGAAAAGTTACTGTTCACAAAGAAATTAAATAA
- the rpmB gene encoding 50S ribosomal protein L28: MSRICDLTGKTAMNGYNVSNSNAKTKRKFYPNLQTKRFFIPEEDRWITLKVSTSAIKTINKIGITSAIGKFIKKGSI, from the coding sequence ATGTCAAGAATTTGTGATTTAACAGGCAAAACAGCAATGAATGGATATAATGTATCTAATTCTAATGCTAAAACAAAACGTAAATTTTATCCAAACTTACAAACAAAACGTTTCTTCATTCCAGAAGAAGATCGTTGGATTACATTAAAAGTTTCGACTTCGGCGATTAAAACTATTAACAAAATCGGTATCACTTCTGCTATCGGTAAGTTTATTAAAAAAGGATCGATTTAA
- a CDS encoding signal peptidase, with the protein MNKYLRRGLLEIIIAIVLILVGYYLMNLQNNWYRPLMILGVISFGIGFLRIIYRLLRKIDRNALLEKRKEEKQD; encoded by the coding sequence ATGAATAAATATCTACGCAGAGGTCTTCTAGAAATTATAATTGCTATTGTCCTCATTTTAGTGGGATATTATTTAATGAACCTACAAAACAACTGGTACAGACCTCTGATGATTTTGGGCGTAATTTCTTTTGGAATAGGTTTTTTACGGATCATCTATAGACTACTCCGTAAAATTGATCGGAATGCGCTGTTAGAAAAAAGAAAAGAAGAAAAACAAGATTAA
- the recO gene encoding DNA repair protein RecO has protein sequence MLHKTRGIVLKCTNYSESSVVAQIYTEHFGLQSYLVNGARKPKAKIRSGFLQALHPLDMVVTFKNNNSLQRIHEAHQIPPLKTIPYDIVKSSLALFLNEVLYKILREQTGDPYLFEYLYHAIQWLDESESNLANFHLVFLINLTRFLGFYPVESIKEYAYFNLESATFSNQLPEHPHVLQEPHTSLFRKLMATEFHFSENVKMKSKDRQILLEKIIDYYRLHLSNFKEVKSLYILEEIFH, from the coding sequence ATGCTTCATAAAACCAGAGGTATTGTATTAAAATGCACAAACTATTCTGAAAGTAGTGTTGTCGCACAAATTTATACAGAACACTTTGGCTTACAATCTTACCTGGTGAATGGTGCACGAAAACCAAAAGCAAAAATCAGATCCGGTTTTTTACAAGCATTGCACCCATTGGATATGGTGGTCACTTTCAAAAATAACAATAGCCTACAGCGCATCCATGAAGCCCATCAAATTCCTCCATTAAAAACAATACCTTACGATATTGTAAAAAGCTCATTAGCACTATTTCTCAATGAAGTACTTTATAAGATCCTAAGAGAACAAACTGGAGATCCCTATCTTTTTGAATACTTATACCATGCGATTCAATGGTTGGATGAGTCCGAATCAAATCTGGCCAACTTTCACTTGGTTTTCTTAATCAACTTAACTCGATTTTTAGGTTTTTACCCTGTCGAAAGCATAAAAGAATATGCTTATTTCAACTTAGAATCAGCGACTTTTTCCAATCAACTTCCTGAGCACCCCCATGTGCTGCAAGAACCCCACACTTCCTTATTCAGAAAATTGATGGCCACGGAATTCCATTTTTCAGAAAATGTCAAAATGAAGAGCAAGGATCGCCAAATACTCTTGGAAAAAATAATCGATTACTATAGACTACACCTCTCCAATTTCAAAGAAGTGAAATCCCTCTACATTTTAGAAGAAATATTTCATTAA
- a CDS encoding DUF805 domain-containing protein: MELKEAFLKVVRDNYANFDGRARRKEYWMFFLSYMIVYLAIIIVAAILSSISSTLGGLVYGILSLASLAILVPSLAVAVRRLHDTNKSGWFLLLTLIPLAGFYVIYLLVIEGDRGPNEYGEDPKGGENSGNPFTNNNPFGQVGNNNPFGNQNNENTPPPPPSL; the protein is encoded by the coding sequence ATGGAATTAAAAGAAGCATTTTTAAAAGTTGTTCGTGATAACTATGCCAATTTTGATGGTAGAGCACGACGAAAAGAATATTGGATGTTTTTTCTTAGCTATATGATTGTATATCTTGCAATTATAATCGTAGCCGCAATATTATCATCTATAAGTTCAACTTTAGGTGGTCTTGTGTATGGTATTCTCAGCCTTGCGAGTTTAGCTATTCTTGTACCTTCTCTTGCTGTTGCTGTAAGACGTCTTCACGACACCAATAAGTCTGGTTGGTTCTTATTGTTAACGCTGATCCCTCTTGCTGGTTTTTACGTAATATACCTATTGGTTATAGAAGGAGATAGAGGACCGAATGAATATGGCGAAGATCCAAAAGGCGGTGAAAATTCTGGAAATCCATTTACAAACAACAATCCATTCGGACAGGTTGGCAACAACAATCCATTTGGTAATCAAAATAACGAAAATACGCCTCCACCTCCACCAAGCTTATAA
- a CDS encoding quinol oxidase subunit 4, whose product MRKYITMLLAAAVLISFNACHSTHQVGSNGKRMPPGQAKKYYGEKSAKEFAPGQVKKRHRN is encoded by the coding sequence ATGAGAAAGTACATCACTATGCTTTTAGCAGCAGCTGTTTTAATTTCTTTTAACGCTTGTCATTCAACACATCAGGTTGGAAGTAACGGGAAAAGAATGCCTCCTGGTCAGGCTAAAAAATATTACGGAGAAAAATCCGCTAAAGAATTTGCTCCTGGACAGGTGAAGAAAAGACATAGAAACTAA
- a CDS encoding cold-shock protein: MQEGVVKFFNETKGFGFIIPNSGESEIFVHVSGLIDKIRENDNVSYEVEQGRKGLNAVNVKVI, translated from the coding sequence ATGCAAGAAGGAGTAGTAAAATTCTTTAATGAAACCAAAGGTTTCGGTTTCATCATCCCAAATTCAGGCGAGAGCGAAATCTTCGTTCACGTTTCAGGTTTAATAGACAAAATTCGTGAAAACGATAATGTTTCTTACGAAGTTGAACAAGGTCGTAAAGGTCTTAATGCGGTAAATGTAAAAGTTATCTAA
- a CDS encoding SIMPL domain-containing protein, whose amino-acid sequence MMKNLVLGILLLAATHTTQAQQMIQKDMVSTIGRAEEEVTPDIIYIQVTLKEFYQDGNTKKKVTIENLEKQLFQSATNIGVEKKDFTIQNIYSTNYTTKKKKETDILLSRQYRIKVTQLNKLNDLFDGVDAAGIENTSISELDYSKKKELLKSLKVKAVQDALENAKILAEAANQKVGKAILLSESPQMLYFDSPRAMAYKTVSLESADAAGASPDLDLSIKSIKITSEVNASFEIL is encoded by the coding sequence ATGATGAAAAATTTAGTGCTAGGAATATTGCTATTAGCAGCCACACACACAACACAAGCGCAACAAATGATACAGAAAGACATGGTTAGTACAATCGGTAGAGCCGAAGAAGAGGTGACACCCGACATCATTTATATACAAGTTACATTGAAAGAATTTTATCAAGATGGTAATACCAAGAAAAAAGTAACCATTGAAAATCTTGAAAAACAATTATTTCAATCTGCAACAAATATTGGTGTAGAGAAGAAAGATTTTACCATTCAAAATATCTATAGTACAAACTATACAACGAAAAAGAAAAAAGAAACAGATATTTTATTATCTCGTCAATATCGCATCAAAGTGACGCAATTGAATAAATTAAATGACTTATTTGATGGAGTTGATGCCGCAGGTATTGAAAACACATCGATCAGCGAACTTGATTATTCAAAAAAGAAAGAGTTACTTAAGTCTTTGAAGGTAAAAGCAGTACAAGATGCACTAGAAAATGCGAAAATACTAGCCGAAGCCGCTAATCAAAAAGTTGGAAAAGCGATATTACTATCTGAAAGTCCACAAATGTTATATTTTGATTCACCTCGAGCAATGGCCTACAAAACGGTATCTCTTGAAAGTGCTGATGCAGCTGGTGCTAGTCCTGACTTAGATTTAAGTATCAAATCGATTAAAATTACAAGTGAAGTAAACGCTTCTTTTGAAATATTATAA